The following coding sequences are from one Treponema parvum window:
- the recG gene encoding ATP-dependent DNA helicase RecG, translated as MKLEEIRIPVGSLPGVGPAAVKLFANLNVFTVADLLTLYPRDYDDRTKIVTLSQFNKAKVHTVAEVTAHDWFGYGRMRTLKIYINDKTAEAQLVAFNRPFFEKMLPVGSIIVVSGSFFIKYNSLQSSSFEIIKLSDGLKDDQSIADYEGKPLPDSGVIPIYPLTEGLSLKSVQKAVNAALKQCCAGIDDELPQQIIDKRQLLSKKDAVRLIHQPTQYSDIEKARRNLIYEELFRFQYSMAERAYEHKGCLPDVENTKDVSDHISGGAMRTSVNSAEAYDFREDLSPLQKKLFERLPFQLTDDQINVIRQMNEDIDRGYKERSALLKGTAEGKVDKPVYTMARLLQGDVGSGKTLVAFFACLRTVNWGGQCAIMAPTEILARQHAENADRLLGFMGIRIAFLTASVHASGRKQLLKALKEGNIDIVIGTHALFSSAVVYKDLQTVVIDEQHRFGVMQRNAIIGKGLQLASHRYVSPHFLMMSATPIPQTLALTVFGDLDVSVIKTMPSGRKPVITYLVREGNEKNVYGAVLKELKAGHQAYFIYPAIEGSVEESDKQNTSAEKAFSLLSSKIFPEYKCALLHSKIDEDTQIRVLKEFRDGKIKILIATTVVEVGVDVPSATCMVIEQADRFGLAQLHQLRGRVGRGSEQSYCFLVYGKNITESGIARMKALRENTDGFIIAEEDLKLRGPGELTGTAQSGILSLGISDLVRDRQILEQARADAFDLMRRKLQGG; from the coding sequence ATGAAACTTGAAGAAATACGGATACCTGTAGGTTCTCTTCCCGGCGTAGGGCCCGCAGCCGTAAAACTTTTTGCAAACCTCAACGTATTTACCGTCGCCGATCTGCTTACATTGTATCCGAGAGATTATGACGACAGAACAAAGATCGTCACGCTGTCGCAATTCAATAAAGCTAAGGTACATACCGTAGCGGAAGTTACCGCGCACGACTGGTTCGGCTACGGTCGTATGAGAACGCTTAAAATCTACATAAACGATAAGACCGCGGAAGCTCAACTCGTCGCCTTTAACAGACCTTTTTTTGAAAAAATGCTTCCGGTCGGTTCAATTATAGTCGTAAGCGGAAGTTTTTTTATAAAATACAACTCTTTGCAGAGCTCTTCATTTGAAATAATAAAACTTTCGGATGGCTTAAAGGACGACCAAAGCATTGCCGATTACGAAGGCAAGCCGCTTCCCGATTCCGGCGTGATTCCTATCTACCCGTTAACCGAAGGACTCAGCCTGAAATCAGTGCAAAAGGCGGTTAACGCGGCGCTTAAACAATGCTGCGCAGGCATCGACGACGAGCTTCCTCAGCAGATCATCGACAAAAGGCAGCTGCTTTCAAAAAAAGACGCCGTCCGCCTCATTCATCAGCCGACACAATATTCGGACATAGAAAAAGCGCGGCGAAATCTTATATATGAAGAGCTTTTCCGTTTTCAGTATTCTATGGCGGAACGCGCCTACGAGCACAAGGGATGCCTTCCCGACGTTGAAAACACGAAAGATGTCTCAGATCATATAAGCGGCGGCGCAATGCGGACGTCCGTAAACTCCGCAGAAGCGTATGATTTTCGGGAAGACCTTTCTCCGCTTCAAAAAAAACTTTTCGAGCGGCTGCCGTTTCAGCTTACGGACGACCAAATAAACGTCATAAGGCAGATGAACGAAGACATAGACCGCGGTTACAAGGAAAGAAGCGCATTGCTCAAAGGCACTGCAGAAGGAAAAGTCGACAAACCCGTATACACTATGGCAAGGCTTTTGCAAGGCGACGTAGGATCCGGGAAAACCCTCGTCGCGTTCTTTGCCTGCCTTCGCACCGTAAACTGGGGCGGCCAATGCGCGATCATGGCGCCGACGGAAATTCTTGCCCGTCAGCACGCGGAAAATGCGGATCGCTTACTCGGCTTTATGGGAATACGGATTGCGTTTTTAACCGCGTCGGTACACGCATCCGGGCGGAAACAGCTTTTGAAAGCGCTTAAAGAAGGCAATATCGATATCGTTATCGGGACGCACGCTCTTTTTTCAAGCGCGGTCGTATACAAAGATCTTCAAACGGTAGTGATAGACGAGCAGCACAGATTCGGCGTAATGCAAAGAAATGCGATTATAGGCAAAGGTTTGCAGCTGGCTTCGCACCGGTACGTTTCGCCGCATTTTCTTATGATGAGTGCAACGCCCATTCCTCAGACGCTGGCGCTCACGGTTTTCGGCGATCTGGATGTTTCCGTAATAAAGACAATGCCGAGCGGCCGTAAACCGGTAATAACTTATCTGGTACGCGAAGGAAATGAAAAAAACGTATACGGCGCAGTTCTTAAAGAACTTAAAGCCGGGCATCAGGCGTATTTTATTTATCCGGCAATAGAAGGATCCGTCGAAGAGTCCGATAAACAAAACACATCGGCTGAAAAAGCGTTCTCTCTTTTATCGTCAAAAATATTTCCCGAATATAAGTGTGCCCTGCTCCACTCTAAAATAGATGAAGATACGCAGATAAGGGTTTTAAAAGAATTCCGGGACGGAAAGATAAAGATACTCATTGCGACTACGGTAGTGGAAGTCGGCGTCGACGTGCCTTCAGCAACTTGCATGGTCATAGAGCAGGCCGACAGATTCGGGTTGGCGCAGCTGCATCAATTAAGGGGACGGGTTGGCCGCGGAAGCGAGCAGTCTTACTGCTTTTTAGTATACGGCAAAAACATAACGGAATCGGGAATAGCCAGAATGAAGGCTCTGCGCGAAAATACCGACGGATTTATAATCGCGGAAGAAGATCTTAAACTGCGCGGCCCCGGCGAACTCACGGGAACCGCTCAGTCGGGAATCCTTTCATTAGGAATATCGGATCTCGTCCGCGACCGTCAAATTCTCGAACAAGCGCGAGCGGATGCATTTGACCTTATGCGACGTAAGCTGCAAGGCGGTTAA